The Nitrobacter hamburgensis X14 genome contains the following window.
TATCACGCTCGGTCACGCCGCCGGCGTCGTGGGTCGCGAGCACAACCTCTACCGTTTTATAGACATTGCGCCATTCCGGATGGTGATCGTTCTTTTCGGCGACCAGCGCGACGCGCGCCATGAAGCCAAAAGCCTCGTTGAAATCCCGGAACGTGAAGACGCGCGCGATGGCCTCGCGGCCCGCGACCTCCGACCAACCCGACAACGCCTTGACCGCTGCTTTTCGTGCGTCCTCCGACAGTCGCTCCGCCATATTCGTCTCCTTTATCGATCGGGATCTAGTGTTGGAGATTTGACGCATTTTTTCAGATACAGGGAACTGCCATGCTCAAAAAATCTCTATAAAATATTGATTTTGGACAGGATCGGGGATATAAAGAAGCATCTAGCATGTATCTTATGGAAGGAGCCTGTGACGAGTCCTGCCGCCCGGAATCCTGCCGCGGACACCACCGCAAGGCACCGATCCGGCCCCTGTCTTGTCGATCCCTGGTCCGGGCTGTACCCTGCGTTGTCGTGGCGGTATGGACGACATGATCTTCCTTGCTACGGAGCTTGATCTTCCCAGCCAAGGAGCTTGTTAATACATACGAGAATGGTATTCGCGGGATCGTCGATGCGTTTGCGCCAGGGTTCGCGCCGATCCAGCTCCTGTTCCTGCCCTCGCGGAGTCTTCGAGATGACTTTCGTTGTCACCGAAAATTGTATCAAGTGCAAATACATGGATTGTGTGGAGGTATGTCCCGTCGACTGCTTCTACGAGGGCGACAATATGCTCGTCATCAATCCCGATGAGTGCATCGACTGCGGCGTCTGCGAACCGGAATGTCCGGCCGAGGCGATCTTTGCCGACTCCGAGCCGGGCCTGGAAAACTGGCTCAAGCTGAACGCCGAATATGCTGCGGTTTGGCCGAACATTACCATCAAGCGTGATGCTCCCGCCGACGCGAAAGCTTTCGACGGCGTTGCCGACAAGCTGGAGCAATATTTCTCGGCAAATCCCGGGACAGGCGACTGAGGGAACGCACGCCGCGCCCTCAGCCAGAGCGCTATCAGCGAAGGACCCATGACGCGGCTTGCGGCCAAAAACGTCAACCTGAAGCGAGCCTATGA
Protein-coding sequences here:
- the fdxA gene encoding ferredoxin FdxA, with product MTFVVTENCIKCKYMDCVEVCPVDCFYEGDNMLVINPDECIDCGVCEPECPAEAIFADSEPGLENWLKLNAEYAAVWPNITIKRDAPADAKAFDGVADKLEQYFSANPGTGD
- a CDS encoding 4a-hydroxytetrahydrobiopterin dehydratase, with translation MRQISNTRSRSIKETNMAERLSEDARKAAVKALSGWSEVAGREAIARVFTFRDFNEAFGFMARVALVAEKNDHHPEWRNVYKTVEVVLATHDAGGVTERDIRLAEAMNAIARQFGVA